In Labrus mixtus chromosome 13, fLabMix1.1, whole genome shotgun sequence, a single genomic region encodes these proteins:
- the stx19 gene encoding syntaxin-19 — protein sequence MRDRLEELLQRAQEFSEEASENTNPFSAEGDNDDSVATGVITPQAVVFEEEPIIENFLSEAQQIRDDITVLETEVLKFGQQQKSLVATMRRFSVMKKESSITRDIKLQAESLHRRLEALSKQVQRTEEQQGPTAATTRIQRSQHAALYRKFQQVMLQYNEGLLSKQERCKHFIIRQMEVSGRDVTEEEVNEMVDTGKWDVFNENLLNDAKITRSQLSEIEQRHKELLSLENNIKELRDLFMDIFMLVEEQGAHIDHIQTNVERVQDYVAASNEKFKLAARYKKKNPLRQLCCCCCPPWKCCL from the exons ATGAGAGACCGCTTAGAGGAACTCCTGCAGAGGGCTCAGGAGTTTTCAGAGGAAGCAAGTGAGAACACCAACCCATTTTCAGCAGAGGGTGATAATGATGACTCTGTGGCGACCGGGGTCATAACGCCGCAGGCCGTGGTGTTCGAGGAGGAACCAATCATTGAGAATTTCCTGTCTGAGGCTCAGCAAATCCGAGATGATATCACGGTGCTGGAAACAGAG GTCCTTAAGTTTGGCCAGCAGCAAAAGTCCCTGGTTGCAACCATGCGTCGTTTCAGTGTGATGAAGAAAGAGAGCAGTATAACCCGGGACATTAAGCTCCAGGCTGAAAGCCTCCATCGACGCTTAGAAGCCCTTTCAAAACAAGTCCAAAGGACTGAGGAGCAGCAGGGACCTACTGCTGCTACAACACGGATACAACGCTCCCAGCATGCAGCACTATACCGCAAATTTCAACAG GTAATGCTGCAGTACAATGAAGGTCTGCTGAGCAAGCAGGAACGCTGTAAGCACTTCATTATTCGGCAGATGGAGGTATCGGGGAGGGATgtgacggaggaggaggtgaatgAGATGGTGGACACAGGAAAATGGGACGTCTTCAATGAGAACCTGCTGAATGATGCCAAAATCACACGATCACAACTGTCTGAGATTGAACAGCGACACAAG GAGTTGTTAAGCCTGGAGAACAACATAAAGGAGCTGAGAGACCTGTTCATGGACATATTCATGCTGGTGGAGGAGCAGGGGGCCCACATTGATCATATTCAGACCAATGTGGAGAGGGTACAGGATTATGTGGCTGCCTCTAATGAGAAGTTCAAGTTGGCAGCCAGGTACAAGAAGAAGAACCCACTACGacagctgtgctgctgctgctgtcctccATGGAAATGTTGCTTGTAA